The DNA region GAGTTCTCGGAACTGCCCAAACCACGTTCTTGCCTTAAGTGTTGAACCGAAACGCTTGCGCAACGCAAAAAATATCGATTCTGCGATAGACCGTTGATGGTAGGTTTTATCATCAATCCGAGCATTGTGTGCGGCGTCGAGCGAATAGAACTCACGATGCTTGATTACCGGTCTAATACCCTCACTTCGCAGCATCTGCCGAAGTTTATCCCAATCAAACCCTTTGTCAGCGACGACAGTTTCCACGGTACTGAGATTTCTTTTCAGGACTTGCCACGCAATTTGCGTGTCATGTGGTAGGTTCATCGAGCAGTGTATGTCGAGAATAGCTCGCGTAGAGCAGTCTACGAGAATAGTGGTTTTGACCGACTCAAACGTCCCTTTGACGCGTTTTGCGTAGTTATGACTCGACGAGCGATGAGCGATGCTAGTCGAGTCGATCGCCTGGACCTCTCCGGTATCGAATAGTTCCGCCGACAGCTGCAACAACATCCGCCAGACTGGCATCTTGAGCTCTTGTTTTCGAGCACAAACAGTCGTGAAGTCCGGCAGCTCATCCGGTAAAAGGCCGAGTTTGGCGACGATATCGGGCATTTCCCGGAGTACATCGAGCAACTGTCGATAGGAGTGATCGAGGTATTCACGAAGGCCGTGAATCGCCACGATCACCCAATCAGCGTAGCCATCTTTTCCTTTGCTGAGGGGTTCTTTCTGATCACTTCCGACAGCTTTTTGAGATAATTCGACGCATCGTTCGGTGAAGCGGGCCAGTCTGGAGTGCACATCCGACCGTGCTCGCTTCATTTCCTAGAAATCCCGACATAGAGGCAATATTACTAGCGCCTAAACACGGCCCGCGCCTTGTATTCAGCAAGACTCGACCGAACTACCGAATCACTGTCAAGAGAAGCATGCAAGATACAGAGGATGTATCTCTCGTGAACGGACGAACCTCGCCGGAGGGGTGTTAGTTCCCCGCGACGGTGACGTCCACGCCGTCGAAGTGGACACGAACTAGTTCGAGTGCACGCGGACGCTGGTCGTCAATATCCACTTCGAATTTTCTGTTCAGCCCTCAACTCAATCATAGGGCCAGAATTTTTCTGTGGGCCAAGAGACTTTCTGGCCCACAAATCGGACCCCTCCTGTTAATGTGTCCCATTGTGGTATAATGACTGCTACATGACCATTGAGGTTGTCGAGACGGATAAGCCAGAAGAATGGGATTCATACGTCAAACAAGCATCTCATGCAACGCCTTTTCACCAGTACGCTGTTCTTGACCTGCTTGCTGATCACACTGGTACTGACCTTCATCTACTGACCGGTTACAAGGGGGAAGAACCCGTTGAGGTGCTTCCGCTCTTCGAGATGAAGCGAGGGCCATTTAGCAAGATACACTCTCCACCCAACGCAGCAGAAATCGCGCATCTCGGTCCGGTACGATTACACTCAAATGGTGTGAAACAACGGAAAGTCGAGAA from Natronosalvus rutilus includes:
- a CDS encoding IS5 family transposase; this encodes MHSRLARFTERCVELSQKAVGSDQKEPLSKGKDGYADWVIVAIHGLREYLDHSYRQLLDVLREMPDIVAKLGLLPDELPDFTTVCARKQELKMPVWRMLLQLSAELFDTGEVQAIDSTSIAHRSSSHNYAKRVKGTFESVKTTILVDCSTRAILDIHCSMNLPHDTQIAWQVLKRNLSTVETVVADKGFDWDKLRQMLRSEGIRPVIKHREFYSLDAAHNARIDDKTYHQRSIAESIFFALRKRFGSTLKARTWFGQFRELVLKAAVRNIEQSLTT